A region of Saccharomyces kudriavzevii IFO 1802 strain IFO1802 genome assembly, chromosome: 14 DNA encodes the following proteins:
- the NRD1 gene encoding Nrd1 complex RNA-binding subunit (similar to Saccharomyces cerevisiae NRD1 (YNL251C); ancestral locus Anc_1.109), whose protein sequence is MQQDDDFQNFVATLESFKDLKSGISGSRIKKLTTYALDHIDIESKIISLIIDYSRLCPDSHKLGSLYIIDSIGRAYLDETRSNANNSSNKPGTCIHAINTLGEVIQELLSDAIAKSSQDHKEKIRMLLDIWDRSGLFQKSYLNAIRSKCFAMDITNNTATAASAASQQLPADPRQRSKQILSNLKKTPPVNLNISVPTNLTSADPAKQQAALFQLIAALQQHFKPSPSAPATVDDASTSQTHTITEYGSRREREKERERYNSRRNRSRSPPAVLPQPPAGRKDRYPSVAQDQYSIGAPNTTFGTNNHHLYPDELNVSNNPHYRPKPVSYDSSLPPDHIKVYSRTLFIGGVPLNMKEWDLANVLRPFAEVQSVILNNSRKHAFVKVYSRHEAENVLQNFNKDGALPLRTRWGVGFGPRDCCDYQHGYSIIPMHRLTDADKKWSVSAQWGGTSGQPLVTGIVFEEPDIIVGEGVSSKAISQKMPTDSGRNGPRSGKPNKSGSISSISPVPYGNASLASPPPQQYAQPMIQQPYGYAPNQSLPPQVPSAAAPPVPQQQQFDPTAQLNSLMNMLNQQQQQS, encoded by the coding sequence ATGCAGCAGGACGacgattttcaaaattttgtagCTACCTTGGAAtcattcaaagatttgaaatctgGTATTTCAGGATCTCGTATTAAGAAACTAACAACTTACGCACTTGATCACATCGATATCGAATCAAAAATCATATCTTTGATAATAGACTACTCAAGACTATGTCCCGACTCTCATAAATTAGGTTCTTTATATATCATCGATTCAATAGGTAGGGCTTACTTGGACGAAACAAGATCGAATGCgaacaacagcagcaataAGCCCGGTACTTGTATCCATGCCATAAACACATTGGGTGAAGTAATTCAAGAACTGCTATCCGATGCCATTGCAAAAAGTAGCCAGGACcacaaagaaaaaattcgtATGCTTTTGGATATTTGGGACAGGTCTGGCTTGTTTCAAAAGAGTTATTTGAACGCCATCAGATCGAAGTGCTTTGCCATGGACATAACGAATAACACTGCTACAGCTGCCTCTGCCGCTTCGCAGCAATTACCAGCGGATCCCAGACAGAGATCGAAACAAATCTTGtcgaatttgaaaaaaactccTCCCGTAAACCTGAACATAAGCGTCCCAACAAATTTGACTTCCGCAGATCCAGCCAAGCAGCAGGCTGCTCTATTCCAACTAATTGCTGCTTTGCAGCAGCATTTCAAACCTTCTCCTTCTGCTCCGGCAACAGTGGACGATGCTTCAACATCGCAGACTCATACAATAACCGAATATGGTAGCAGACGTGAGcgcgaaaaagaaagagaaagataCAACTCAAGAAGGAATAGATCAAGATCTCCTCCAGCGGTTCTTCCGCAGCCACCTGCCGGCAGAAAGGACCGCTACCCATCTGTAGCTCAGGATCAATACAGTATAGGTGCTCCTAATACGACATTTGGTACAAACAATCACCACTTATACCCGGATGAACTCAATGTTTCAAATAATCCTCATTATAGACCGAAACCTGTTAGTTACGATTCTTCGTTACCTCCAGACCATATCAAAGTTTACAGTCGTACCCTTTTTATCGGTGGTGTCCCTTTAAACATGAAAGAGTGGGATTTGGCAAACGTCTTAAGGCCCTTTGCTGAGGTGCAAAGCGTCATTCTGAATAACTCCAGAAAACATGCTTTTGTGAAAGTCTATTCAAGACATGAAGCAGAAAATGTTTTGCAGaatttcaataaagatGGCGCTTTGCCATTGAGAACCAGATGGGGTGTTGGTTTCGGCCCAAGAGATTGCTGCGATTATCAACATGGCTACAGTATTATCCCCATGCACAGGCTCACAGATGCTGATAAGAAATGGTCTGTAAGTGCGCAATGGGGGGGAACGTCCGGTCAACCTCTGGTTACCGGTATTGTTTTCGAAGAGCCAGATATCATTGTAGGTGAAGGTGTTTCTTCCAAGGCAATATCTCAAAAAATGCCAACTGATTCTGGCAGAAACGGCCCTCGCTCTGGTAAACCTAACAAATCTGGTAGCATATCTTCGATATCCCCAGTGCCTTATGGCAATGCTTCACTAGCGTCTCCTCCACCACAGCAATACGCGCAGCCCATGATACAGCAACCATACGGTTATGCTCCCAATCAATCATTGCCTCCTCAAGTCCCTTCCGCAGCCGCTCCCCCTGTcccacaacaacaacagttTGACCCTACTGCTCAATtaaattctttgatgaatATGCTTaatcaacaacagcagcaaagCTAG
- the RAD50 gene encoding MRX complex DNA-binding subunit (similar to Saccharomyces cerevisiae RAD50 (YNL250W); ancestral locus Anc_1.110): protein MSAIYKLSIQGIRSFDSNDRETIEFGKPLTLIVGMNGSGKTTIIECLKYATTGDLPPNSKGGVFIHDPKITGEKDVRAQVKLAFTSANGLNMIVTRNIQLLMKKTTTTFKTLEGQLVAINSSGDRSTLSTRSLELDAQVPLYLGVPKAILEYVIFCHQEDSLWPLSEPSNLKKKFDEIFQAMKFTKALDNLKSIKKDMSVDIKLLKQSVEHLKLDKDRSKAMKLNIHQLQTKIDQYHKEVSQIEFQLSEITGQSDKLFKSNQDFQKILSKVENLKNAKISISDQVKRLSNSIDIIDLSKPDLQNLLDNFSKVLMDKNNQLKDLEASTSNLKDRQSSLQNRSNSLIRRQGELEAGKETYEKNLNHLSSLKEAFQHRFQDLSDIKNNDMAQINHKMSQFKAFISHDLTNTAKKFEEEIQLKETSLSELVKSITVDSQNLEYNKKDRTKLICDTEELAEKIRSFKNSFTEDDLKNELENLKTYKEKLQTWENENIIPKLNQQIEEKNNEMIILENQIEKFQDRIMKTNQQADLYAKLGLIKKSVGAKSDELQKIIQTLLNNSKIRQIFPIMQDFKQDFQGSDLEMDFQKLFINMQKNIAINNKEMHEIDRKYTNALYNFNTIEKDLQENQQSKQKVTQLLNENLPEDCTIDEYSDVLEESELSYKTALENLKMHQTTLEFNRKALEIAERDSCCYLCSRKFENDSFKSKLLQELKIKTDANFEKSLKDTVQNEKEYLDSLRLLDKHIISLSSINEKINNSREHLEKANEETKSSKLKLYELETKSTTLRNDKEFAESDIRPLIERFTYVEKEIKDLENNSKSISDELSIYSTSGDGIQTVDELRDQQRKMNDSLRQLRKHILGIQMEKDEKVKESSRIISLTKEKELKVSEIESSLTQKQNIDNSIKSKEVNIKDIDSRVEALESRIVSLQNKRDESKNVLDQLKNERDLQISSKQKNVADVNRLIDRYQTIYKEVIDFESKGFNELQTTVKELGSNKVQMQELKEQLDVKMNEVNEEKRKLADSNNEEKNLRQNLELIGLKSQFQNIESEINRLDVQNAEAERDKYQEESLRLRTNFEKLSSENAGKLGEMKQLQNQIDSLTHQLRTDYKDIEKNYHKEWVELQTRSFVTDDIDVYSKALDSAIMKYHGLKMQDINRIIDELWKRTYSGTDIDTIKIRSDEVSSTVKGKSYNYRVVMYKQDVELDMRGRCSAGQKVLASIIIRLALSETFGANCGVIALDEPTTNLDEENIESLAKSLHNIINMRKHQKNFQLIVITHDEKFLSHMNAAAFTDHFFKVKRDDRQKSQIEWVDINRVTY, encoded by the coding sequence ATGAGCGCCATTTATAAACTATCTATCCAGGGTATACGATCCTTCGACTCTAATGATAGGGAGACAATCGAATTTGGTAAACCGTTGACTTTGATAGTCGGTATGAATGGCTCTGGTAAAACAACCATTATCGAATGTTTGAAATACGCCACCACGGGTGATCTACCACCCAATAGTAAAGGCGGAGTTTTTATTCATGATCCAAAAATAACTGGTGAGAAGGACGTAAGAGCTCAGGTCAAGCTCGCATTCACGAGTGCTAATGGCCTTAATATGATTGTTACCAGAAATATTCAGCtgctgatgaagaaaacaaccACCACATTCAAGACGCTGGAGGGCCAATTGGTCGCTATAAACAGCAGCGGTGACCGCAGTACCTTGTCTACCAGGTCATTAGAATTGGACGCTCAAGTTCCCCTTTATTTGGGTGTCCCGAAGGCCATCTTGGAGTACGTGATCTTCTGTCATCAGGAAGACAGTCTTTGGCCACTGAGTGAACCGTCcaatctgaaaaagaagtttgATGAGATTTTCCAGGCCATGAAATTCACAAAGGCTTTGGACAATTTGAAATCCATAAAGAAAGACATGTCCGTAGATATTAAATTATTGAAACAGTCAGTGGAGCATTTGAAGTTAGACAAGGACAGATCCAAGGCAATGAAACTCAATATTCACCAATTACAGACCAAAATAGATCAGTACCATAAAGAAGTGTCCCAAATCGAATTTCAATTGAGCGAGATTACTGGGCAATCAGATAAATTATTTAAATCGAATCaagatttccaaaaaattctaTCCAAAGtggaaaacttgaaaaacgCAAAAATATCGATCAGTGATCAGGTGAAAAGATTGTCAAACTCCATTGATATTATAGACCTTTCCAAACCAGATTTACAAAACCTGTTAGATAACTTCTCCAAAGTCTTAATGGATAAGAATAATCAATTAAAAGATCTAGAAGCGAGTACTTCCAATTTGAAAGACCGGCAATCTTCCCTACAAAATCGCTCTAATTCTCTCATAAGAAGACAGGGTGAACTAGAAGCTGGTAAGGAGACATATGAAAAGAACTTGAATCACCTTTCCTCGCTAAAGGAAGCCTTCCAGCACAGATTTCAGGACCTTTCAGATATTAAAAACAACGATATGGCCCAAATAAACCACAAGATGTCGCAATTCAAGGCTTTCATCTCACATGATCTAACCAACACTGCAAAAaagtttgaagaagaaattcagTTGAAGGAGACAAGCTTATCGGAATTGGTAAAGTCAATAACCGTCGATTCACAAAATTTggaatataataaaaaagatagAACAAAATTAATATGCGATACGGAAGAACttgctgaaaaaataagatccttcaaaaattcgtTCACTGAAGATGATCTCAAGAATGAATTAGAAAACTTGAAGACttacaaagaaaagttgCAGACTtgggaaaatgaaaatatcataCCCAAATTAAATCAgcaaattgaagagaagaataatgaaatgATAATTTTAGAGAACCAAATCGAGAAATTCCAAGATCGTATAATGAAAACTAATCAACAGGCCGACTTATATGCCAAACTAGGTCTGATAAAGAAATCCGTCGGTGCCAAATCAGATGAAttgcaaaaaatcataCAAACATTACTGaataattcaaaaataagacagatttttccaattaTGCAAGATTTTAAACAAGACTTCCAAGGGTCTGATTTAGAAATGgattttcagaaattgTTTATTAATATGCAAAAGAATATTGCTATCAACAATAAGGAGATGCACGAAATTGATAGGAAATATACCAATGCCTTATATAATTTCAATACCATAGAAAAAGATTTACAAGAGAACCAGCAATCAAAACAGAAAGTGACACAGCTCTTAAACGAAAACTTACCAGAAGATTGTACGATTGATGAATATAGCGATGTCCTGGAAGAAAGTGAACTCTCCTACAAGACTGCATTGGAGAACCTGAAAATGCATCAAACCACCTTAGAATTCAATAGGAAAGCCCTAGAAATTGCCGAACGTGACAGCTGCTGTTATTTgtgttcaagaaaatttgaaaatgactCGTTTAAAAGCAAATTATTACAGGAATTGAAAATTAAGACAGATgcaaattttgagaaatctTTAAAAGATACtgttcaaaatgaaaaggaatacCTTGATAGTTTAAGGCTGTTGGATAAACATATCATATCATTGAGTTCgataaatgaaaaaatcaataattCCCGCGaacatcttgaaaaagcTAATGAAGAAACTAAATCTTCTAAATTGAAACTCTATGAACTGGAAACGAAGTCCACAACTCTGAGAAACGACAAAGAGTTTGCCGAATCTGACATCCGTCCATTAATTGAGAGATTTACCTATGTAGAAAAGGAGATCAAAGATCTTGAGAATAATTCTAAATCAATATCTGATGAATTATCAATTTACAGCACCAGTGGAGATGGTATTCAAACTGTTGATGAGTTAAGGGAccaacaaagaaagatgaATGATTCTTTACGTCAATTGAGGAAACACATTTTGGGTATTCAGATGgaaaaggatgaaaaagtgaaagaaaGTTCAAGAATCATTAGCTTAACTAAGGAAAAGGAGCTAAAGGTTTCTGAAATTGAATCCTCTTTAACACAGAAGCAAAACATTGATAATTCTATAAAATCTAAAGAGGTGAACATTAAAGATATTGATTCCAGAGTTGAAGCCTTAGAATCACGTATAGTTTCTttacaaaataaaagagatgAATCCAAGAATGTTTTAgaccaattgaaaaatgagcgtgatcttcaaataagcagtaaacaaaaaaatgtggCAGACGTCAACCGATTGATAGATAGATATCAAACCATCTATAAGGAAGTTATTGATTTCGAATCTAAGGGTTTCAACGAATTACAAACAACGGTAAAAGAGTTGGGGTCAAACAAAGTTCAAATGCAGGAACTGAAGGAACAACTTGATGTCAAAATGAACGAAGTaaatgaggaaaagagaaaacttGCCGACTCGaataatgaagagaaaaacttGAGGCAAAATCTGGAATTAATTGGATTGAAATCACAGTTCCAAAATATTGAATCTGAGATCAATAGACTAGATGTTCAAAATGCGGAAGCTGAAAGAGACAAATATCAGGAGGAATCGTTAAGACTAAGAactaattttgaaaaactaagCTCTGAGAATGCAGGTAAGCTGGGAGAAATGAAGCAACTACAGAATCAAATAGATTCATTGACTCACCAACTACGGACCGATTATAAAGATATCGAGAAGAATTATCATAAAGAGTGGGTTGAATTACAAACAAGATCTTTTGTCACTGATGACATAGATGTTTATTCTAAAGCATTGGATAGTGCCATTATGAAATATCATGGATTAAAAATGCAAGATATAAACAGAATCATTGACGAATTGTGGAAACGCACGTATAGCGGTACTGATATAGATACCATCAAAATTAGGTCAGATGAGGTTAGTAGTACAGTGAAGGGCAAATCATATAACTATCGCGTTGTAATGTATAAACAGGATGTTGAACTAGATATGAGAGGGAGATGCTCCGCTGGTCAAAAGGTTCTAGCGTCAATCATCATCAGGTTGGCTCTATCTGAAACATTCGGCGCAAATTGTGGTGTTATTGCCTTAGACGAACCTACAACCAAtttggatgaagaaaacatcGAAAGTTTAGCGAAATCATTACACAATATAATCAATATGAGAAagcatcaaaaaaatttccagCTAATTGTCATCACTCATGATGAGAAATTTTTAAGCCATATGAATGCAGCGGCATTTACCGACCACTTTTTCAAGGTCAAGAGAGATGACAGGCAAAAATCACAAATTGAATGGGTGGATATCAATAGAGTTACCTATTAA
- the MPA43 gene encoding Mpa43p (similar to Saccharomyces cerevisiae MPA43 (YNL249C); ancestral locus Anc_1.111) encodes MAYPIHLTFPRKRTHNETSMLEIKMTKDSARIGIGIDVGSSSARVGIYNYENDALLGMAQEPVPYYQDSSRTSWKFWQRSTEIIKALQKCLQKLKITEYNVKSCGVSATCSLAIFEKDKRNGSLIPYPNEDNVIFWMDSSAIDECKQLNAECSQQLLDFLGGSFVPEMGIPKLKYFLNEYSHNQDKQFHIFDLHQYIAYELSHLYQWNNEVLLKRENNKMVGVDGEASGWSPSFYENIMHLPSNVIIGSNGATCKKIASSAIVRSCIDSYASWFAVSSPHLETSLFMIAGTSTCYMYGTPITDIKIPGVWGPFDSILDSNSHFSVYAAGQSCTGKLIEHLFVTHPCAKEILKRGADIYQVLERTIHDIEKQNGQSVHVFTKDIFFYGDYEGNRTPFADPRMKGSFIGETTDTSILNLIHKYICILEFLSFQTRLIIDTFKRQNIGMCIQELRISGSQAKNKRLLSLISLVNNGITINKPKDNVDLMGVRGAYLLAKSANEGKQIIDVIRERDTSDDNEKFEPLPEYQLLNDSSLLRRLLWAKYRIHLDMAKQQQRYHKLIDEVFSGTNC; translated from the coding sequence ATGGCTTATCCTATCCACCTAACTTTTCccagaaaaagaactcaCAATGAAACGAGCATGCTGGAGATAAAAATGACGAAAGATAGTGCACGCATTGGTATCGGTATTGATGTAGGCTCATCAAGCGCTAGAGTAGGCATATATAATTACGAAAATGACGCATTATTAGGAATGGCGCAAGAGCCAGTTCCATACTACCAAGATTCTTCGAGAACATCATGGAAATTCTGGCAACGATCAACTGAGATAATTAAAGCACTTCAAAAGTGTCTtcaaaaactaaaaattACGGAATATAACGTTAAATCGTGCGGCGTTTCTGCAACATGTTCATTAGCTATTTTCGAAAAGGATAAGAGAAACGGCAGCTTGATACCATATCCCAACGAAGACAACGTAATATTTTGGATGGATTCATCTGCAATCGACGAGTGTAAACAACTGAATGCCGAATGTTCCCAACAGCTACTGGATTTTTTGGGCGGGAGTTTCGTGCCAGAGATGGGTATTCCTAAgttgaaatatttcttAAACGAATATTCCCATAACCAAGACAAGCAGTTCCATATCTTCGACCTCCATCAATACATTGCCTATGAATTGAGTCACTTATACCAATGGAACAATGAGGTACTCttgaaaagggaaaacaacaaaatggTAGGCGTCGATGGAGAGGCATCTGGCTGGTCACCTTCATTTTATGAAAACATAATGCATTTGCCTTCTAATGTAATCATTGGCTCAAACGGCGCTACTTGCAAGAAAATAGCTTCAAGTGCTATAGTTCGCAGTTGTATTGACAGTTATGCAAGTTGGTTTGCAGTTTCTTCTCCTCATTTAGAAACTTCACTGTTCATGATAGCCGGTACTTCCACTTGTTACATGTATGGCACCCCCATCACCGACATCAAAATTCCTGGGGTATGGGGGCCTTTTGATAGTATACTTGACAGTAACAGCCACTTTTCCGTATATGCTGCTGGCCAATCGTGCACCGGCAAATTGATCGAGCATTTGTTCGTAACTCATCCATGTGCCAAAGAAATTCTAAAACGGGGCGCCGATATTTATCAAGTACTCGAACGAACCATTCACGACATTGAGAAGCAAAATGGTCAATCAGTTCATGTTTTTACGAAAGATATATTCTTCTACGGTGATTATGAGGGAAATAGGACCCCATTTGCAGATCCGCGAATGAAAGGTTCATTTATTGGCGAAACCACCGACACATCAATTTTAAACCTCATACATAAGTATATTTGCATCTTAGAATTCTTATCATTCCAGACAAGACTAATTATTGATACTTTTAAACGTCAAAATATAGGAATGTGCATTCAAGAATTAAGAATATCCGGTAGTCAAgcgaaaaacaaaagattgctatctttgatttccttgGTCAATAATGGTATAACGATAAACAAACCAAAGGATAATGTTGACCTGATGGGCGTTAGAGGTGCATATCTGCTTGCAAAATCGGCAAATGAAGGGAAACAAATAATTGATGTTATAAGGGAGAGGGACACCAGTGATGACAACGAAAAGTTCGAACCTCTTCCTGAATACCAACTCCTAAATGATAGCTCACTGCTAAGAAGATTACTTTGGGCTAAATATCGTATACATTTAGATATGGCGAAACAACAGCAGCGATATCATAAACTTATTGACGAAGTTTTCAGTGGCACCAACTGTTGA
- the RPA49 gene encoding DNA-directed RNA polymerase I subunit RPA49 (similar to Saccharomyces cerevisiae RPA49 (YNL248C); ancestral locus Anc_1.112): MSVKRSISEIEIESVQDHPSVAVGSFFKGFRAPSETTFDLYKKKKSSNDEFLLHGENERLEYEGATDSVSQGSNQYVVGLYNSEKKSIQLYKAPVLVSKVVSKSSKNLRGPKIKSKSDSRPSALRNALGEAFGTKKAKKAIADLERNRIDSDKLTDSAVDIVDSVRTASKDLPTRAQLDEITSNDRPTPLANIDATDVEQIYPIESIIPERELQFIRVSPILKEADTEKKLELFPYQNNSKYVAKKLNTLTQPSQMTKLQLLYYLSLLLGVYENRRVNNKIKLLERLNSPPEILVDGILSRFTVIKPGQFGRSKDRSYFIDPQNEDKILCHILTIILHLDNFIVEITPLAHELNLKPSKVVSLFRVLGAIVKGATVAQAEAFGIPKSTAASYKIATMKVPFKLPEMTRRGRGPRR, translated from the coding sequence ATGTCCGTGAAAAGGTCTATTTCTGAAATCGAAATTGAAAGTGTCCAAGATCACCCTTCTGTTGCCGTGGGAAGTTTCTTTAAAGGTTTCCGTGCCCCCAGTGAAACTACGTTCGACTTGtacaaaaagaagaaatcaagtAACGACGAATTTTTATTGCACGGTGAGAATGAAAGATTAGAGTACGAAGGCGCCACGGATTCTGTCTCCCAAGGTTCGAACCAATACGTCGTCGGCCTATACAAttcagaaaagaaaagtattCAGCTCTACAAGGCTCCAGTTCTTGTATCCAAAGTTGTGTCTAAATCTAGCAAGAATCTAAGAGGTCCCAAGATCAAGAGTAAGAGTGATTCTCGTCCATCTGCTCTAAGAAATGCGTTAGGTGAAGCATTCGGTACTAAAAAGGCTAAAAAAGCTATTGcagatttggaaagaaatcGTATTGACTCTGATAAGTTGACTGATTCTGCTGTTGATATTGTTGATTCAGTGAGAACTGCATCCAAAGATCTACCAACAAGAGCTCAATTGGATGAAATTACTTCTAACGACAGACCCACCCCATTGGCCAATATCGATGCCACTGATGTAGAACAAATTTACCCAATTGAAAGCATAATACCAGAGAGGGAATTACAATTTATTCGTGTTTCACCAATCTTGAAAGAAGCCGACacggaaaagaaattggaaTTGTTCCCATACCAAAATAATTCCAAATACGTagcaaagaaattgaatacATTAACACAGCCTTCACAGATGACCAAGTTACAGCTGTTATACTACTTATCTCTACTGTTGGGTGTTTACGAGAATAGACGCGTGAACAATAAAATTAAGTTGCTAGAAAGATTGAATAGTCCGCCTGAAATTCTGGTGGATGGTATCTTAAGCAGGTTCACTGTGATAAAACCTGGCCAATTTGGAAGATCCAAAGACCGTTCCTACTTTATTGACCCACAAAATGAGGATAAAATATTATGCCACATCTTGACAATCATCCTGCATTTGGATAACTTCATCGTTGAAATTACTCCATTAGCACACGAGCTAAACTTAAAACCTTCCAAGGTTGTCAGTTTGTTCAGAGTACTCGGTGCCATCGTCAAAGGTGCCACAGTGGCTCAGGCTGAAGCTTTTGGTATTCCAAAAAGTACTGCTGCCTCCTATAAGATTGCCACTATGAAAGTTCCATTCAAGTTACCTGAAATGAccagaagaggaagaggtCCAAGACGTTAA